A window of Chitinophagales bacterium contains these coding sequences:
- a CDS encoding bifunctional nuclease family protein, giving the protein MKKIELEIVALSHSITQTHSYAVVLGEVNGLRRLPIVIGGFEAQAIAVALEKMQPSRPLTHDLMKNFMNAFAVELHEIIINDLQEGIFFSKLVCSSDNDTVEIDSRTSDALALAVRFGCPIYTYENILESAGIQMEETTGKKKKTKETVIEDEPSQANDDLKTMSLEELNELLNDVLEHEDYIRAIAIRDEINSRKRNK; this is encoded by the coding sequence ATGAAGAAGATCGAATTGGAAATAGTGGCGCTCTCGCATAGCATCACCCAAACACATTCATATGCCGTGGTTCTCGGTGAGGTCAATGGCCTCCGCCGTCTTCCCATTGTGATCGGCGGGTTTGAGGCCCAGGCCATCGCTGTAGCCCTGGAAAAGATGCAGCCCAGCCGTCCCCTGACCCATGACCTGATGAAGAATTTCATGAACGCCTTTGCCGTGGAATTGCATGAGATCATCATTAATGACCTGCAGGAAGGGATCTTCTTCTCCAAACTGGTATGTTCCTCTGATAATGACACGGTTGAAATAGATTCCCGTACCTCCGACGCACTGGCCCTGGCCGTTCGTTTCGGTTGCCCGATCTACACCTACGAGAATATCCTGGAGAGTGCCGGTATTCAGATGGAAGAAACCACCGGCAAAAAGAAAAAGACAAAGGAAACAGTGATCGAAGACGAACCCTCTCAGGCCAATGATGACCTGAAGACCATGTCGCTCGAAGAATTGAATGAATTGCTCAACGATGTGCTCGAGCATGAGGACTATATCCGGGCCATTGCCATTCGCGATGAGATCAATAGCCGAAAAAGGAATAAGTGA
- a CDS encoding 4-(cytidine 5'-diphospho)-2-C-methyl-D-erythritol kinase has translation MIVFPNAKINLGLHVVKKRPDGYHDLETIFFPIPLCDALEVITRKEQDSSGIAFHLSGPVNPGPDADNICVKAWHLLKNDHPGLPSASIYLHKAIPTGAGLGGGSADGAFMLSLLNQKYQLGLTEEQLLSYALQLGSDCPFFIRNKPCYATGRGEIMEPVSLSLKGYQLVLVNPGIEVSTARAFSTLQPSPSPKDLRTIIQQPITTWRKELGNDFERSVFEAHPLIGELKDQLYEQGAIYASMSGSGSTVFGLFENHGFDIGGVSDAFFTKVIEL, from the coding sequence GTGATCGTTTTCCCCAATGCAAAAATTAACCTGGGTCTTCACGTGGTGAAAAAAAGACCCGACGGGTACCACGACCTGGAAACCATTTTTTTCCCGATCCCTCTTTGTGATGCACTGGAAGTTATTACCCGGAAAGAACAAGATTCCTCCGGTATAGCATTTCATTTATCCGGGCCTGTTAACCCCGGCCCCGATGCCGATAATATTTGTGTTAAAGCCTGGCATCTTTTAAAGAATGACCACCCGGGCCTGCCATCCGCATCCATCTATTTACATAAAGCGATACCTACGGGAGCAGGATTAGGGGGTGGAAGTGCGGATGGCGCTTTTATGCTGTCCCTCCTTAATCAAAAATATCAGTTAGGCCTGACCGAAGAGCAATTGTTATCCTATGCCCTTCAGTTGGGAAGTGATTGCCCCTTTTTTATTCGCAACAAACCCTGTTATGCAACCGGGCGCGGGGAGATCATGGAACCGGTTTCCCTTTCACTTAAAGGATATCAACTGGTTTTGGTCAATCCCGGGATTGAGGTATCAACAGCACGAGCCTTTTCAACACTTCAACCCTCCCCTTCCCCCAAAGACCTCCGAACGATCATCCAACAACCCATCACCACCTGGCGGAAAGAATTGGGTAATGATTTTGAACGCTCTGTTTTTGAAGCTCATCCCCTCATTGGCGAATTAAAGGATCAACTTTATGAACAAGGGGCGATCTATGCCTCGATGAGTGGAAGCGGATCTACGGTGTTTGGACTATTTGAAAATCATGGGTTTGATATTGGCGGGGTTTCCGATGCCTTTTTTACAAAAGTTATTGAATTGTAA